The Oryctolagus cuniculus chromosome 13, mOryCun1.1, whole genome shotgun sequence sequence TAAAGCTGTTCCCAGCGCCTTCCATGATGGACAACCAGGGGCTACAGAAGACCCTAAATGGCCTGTGCCCTTGGGAGCTCTCTGGCCCACAGACTCCCCACCAGGCTGTGGAGTGAAGTTGCCTCGTCGTTTTTCCCTTCTGGCCCGTGGCCCTGGGCCCTCTCGGGAGGGTCTCCTGCTCTTCCATGCAACCTGTCCAAgcatcctccccctccccatagGTTTGCTGAGCGCTGCTGCCATCTGGTGGTCTGCTCTTTTTCCTGTTTCTGCCCCTCAATTCTCAGATTCCTCAGGGTGTGAATgtgtaaatagattaaattcaTCTGAGACACAGACTTATCAAGGGGCTACACTGCAGCCTGCTATGTCTGGGTTAAGAGGCGTggctaggggccggcactgtggcgcagtagattaatcctccgcctgcagtgccagcatcccatatgggcactggtttgtgtcctggctgctcctcttccaatccagctctctgctatggcctgggaaagcagtaaaagacagcccaagtccttggacccctgcacccatgtgggagactcagaagaagcccctggctccaggcttcggatcagcagagctccggccgttgcggtcaattggggagtgaaccagcagctggaagacctctctctctgtctttccctgcctctccctgcctctccttctctccatgtaactctggctttcaagtaaataaataaatcttttaaaaaaagaaagaaaagaaaaacacttgcttattggtttcttttttgggTTTTTAGAGGCATTGCCTACACCCCCTCAAAAGTCGGATTTACCCCAGCAACAAAGACCTGGGGAATGGGAGGCAGTGACGCGGAAGCCAGGGGGACCTAGGTAGCCACCTCCGCGTCTCTGCACCACCACACACTAAGGTGCAGTCGTTCTATGCCAAGAACTCTGCTGCTCCCACTGACCTTTCACTCCTAGGACAAACCACCACAAACCAAACCTGCAGCTCCCAGGGGTTAACTGCACCGCAACTCGGTCTTCTGATTCCAAGCCCAGAGTTGACTTCCAAGCTGTTTCTGGAGACGCTGCCAGTAAGGGAGCTCCTGCCCCAAGGCTCATTTTGGGGGctgcagcctgagctgggctggggaagCTGCCTTCACCAGCCAGGGTCTCCCCCACATCAGCTTCTCTTCTCTGTTTGGCACCAATGCCTGATGTCTTTCTTAGAAGCACCACCAGGGGTTCCGAGTTCCCTCTCCAAGAAGGTTCTCTTGTTTTCACACAGGCCAGAGCTCAGAAACCACTAGTGACTTCTTGGTGCAAATGCCTCCAGGCTTGGCATGACCTGCAGGCCCGGAAGGCTCTGGCTGTGTGGCACAGCTGTGTCTGGGGAAAGCAGGGGAGTCGATGAATGGTCAAAGTCATTGGGAAAACCATGAAGGTGGCCCCACGTGTTAGGCCCTGGAGGCTACTTGGCCAGCAAACCCAGATCAGCGCAGCAGAAACACGTCCCAGTCTCCACCCCGCCAAAGCACCTGCTTCCTGGAGAGCAGCCGGCCCGATGCGACAGATGTCATGGGTTCTGATCACAGCTCCACGAGGCCACcttcctggggaggaggcagggaagcaggggccTGTGCAGGGGAGTGGCCCGAGCCAGGGGGAGAAACGCGATTTTCGCCTGCGGCATCAGACCCCCAAGTTTCAGGACCCCTTGCCACTTGCCTGGATGGTGCCTGGGACTGCCACACGAGCCTTAGCGAGCTCTTTCCGTGGAATTTTCTGTAAGATAGAAATGTTTAATTTCTTAGAAAGACTATCTAAATAGAAATTACTGCGTTcattgagaaataaaatatttaattgcaaagtaaaacaaattaaaaaattcctttaatCTCAAGATTCCTTTaatctcaagaaaaataaaatggagcaaaacatgttatatatatacatatgtatacacacatatatatgtcttATTCTCATGTCTGTTCACTTATTGTGATAATTTTGTGGGTCTTTGTTGATGGTTTAAAAGTCTggctatttctttttatattctctGTCTTCTGCCAAAGAGCAAAGTTATCACTTCAGTTTCATGTAATTATGTatctattatttactttttttttttttttttggcctattAGAAGTAttgtcagccggcgccgtggctctctaggctaatcctctgcctgcggcaccggcaccccaggttctagtcctggttagggcactggattctgtcccggttgctcctcttccagtccagctctctgctgtggcccgggagtgcagtggaggatggcccaagtgcttgggccctgcacccatgggagaccaggaggaagcacctggctcctggcttctgatcggcgcagagcgccagccatagcggccatttggggttgaaccaatggaaggaagacctttctctctgtctctctctctctcactgtctataactctctctctgtctctctcacactgtctaactctgcctggcaaaaaaaaaaaaaaagaagaagtattgTCAATGAAGTGTGTGCAGAGTTAAGCATTAATTAACACCAAGGCTGATGATGGAAACTTGCAGTCTCCTGGCCTCCCCAGGCCATCTACCAAAGCCCCCACATAACCACTTGTGTTTTCCTCTGGTTGTGCAGAGCAAGGAAACACAGTTGGACCAGAGGCCGTCCCTAACAAAACAAGGTATCTGGGGGAGATGGTTCCATCCATTCTGCCTGAATCGGTTTACTACACATCTTCTATTTCTGTAACAGATAAAAACTCTAcctggggcccagcgctgtggtgtagcagataaagctgtcgcctgcagtgccgacatcctgtatgggcagtggttcaagtcccggctgctccacttccaatccagctctctgctgtggcctgggaaagcagtggaagatggtccaagtccttgggcccctgcacctgcatgggagacacagaagaagctcctggctcctggcttcagatcggcagagctccagccattgcagccaatcggggagtgaaccagcagatggaagacctctctctctctctctctatatatatatatatctctgttactctgactttcaaataaataaataaatcttaaaaaaacaccctacctgcttccttttttaaagatttatttatttataagtcagaattacagagagagagggagggaaagacagagagagagagagagagatgagagatcttccatctgctagttcactcctcaaagggctacaacagttggagctgggccaggcctaagccaggagccaggagcttcttctaggtctctcatgcaggtgcagggacccaaggacttgggccatcttctgctttcccaggccatagcagaaagctggatcggaagtggagtagccgggacctgaattggcatccatatgggatggtggcatggcaggcggcagctttacctgctacaccacagcgggGGCCCctgcaatgtgtttttttttttttttatttgacaggtagagttatagacagtgagagagagaaagacagagagaaaggttttccttccgttggttcactccccaaatggccgccccaaatggtgctgcgccaatccgaagccaggagccaggtgcctcctcctggtctcccatgcaggtacaggaacccaagcacttgggccatcctccattgccctcccgggccacagcagagagctggactggaagaggagcaaccgagactaaaacctggcacccatataggatgccggcactgcaggctgaggattaaccaagtgagtcacagtgtTGGCCTGcaatgtggttttaatttgcatttctctgaggcCTCAAGGAGatcaaatatgttttcatttactttctgGACATTGGATACCCTTTTGTGAATTCTTAAGTCTCTCGTCCATTTTTCTTTGCAGTTGTCTTCTCCTCATTAATATCTAGAACTCCTTCCAAATGCTGGCTACGAGTCCTCTCCAGACACATGTGTTATAAATATCTGCTCCCATGCTGTCTCGTCTTTTCACTCACTCATGGCCTTCTGGTGAACGGAAGGGCTTAATTTTGGCATAGCTCTCTCTCTTGATTTCCCTCTTCTCTTGGACTCTGGCCCCGTTTACTGCCTTGAAGCACTCCAGTGCTTTTAGGCAGAGTCTACAAAACAGTTTCTGCAACTTTTCTAGATGTTCTCGGTGGAAGAATTGGGCTGAACTGCCTCTAGCAATCACCATTAATTTGTCTAGTTCTTTCTTCTGGCATTTCCACACTTACAAACATATATTCAGAATGCTATTTTTTGATTGAACACTTTGGGCAATGTATATTGGCTTTATATTGCAGTAATTAAGCATTTAATATCTTACACTTGTATGCCATAGTCTCTTATCCTCCCAGTGTAGCCATTTCGTGGTATAAGCCACATTTATTTTAGATTATATCAAGACTGTCTTAAACACTATTCAGTGCAGCTGCATGTGGTTGACAGTTGTGTTTAGGGTGATGGGGAGGATTCTCTTTGAAGTTTTCAACAGCTGCAATCAATATTCCAGATTTTCCAGAAGAATCTCAATGTCAAATACAGCGAGCCCGAGGCATTTTTAGAGGGCACTGTAGCTGTTCCTGCTATTTTGGAGTGGAATTTATCAGCTTGCTGAGAAGGGAGGGTCCCAGCTGACCTCCCGGGACTCACCTCTCCCCAGGGCTCTGCGGGATCTCTCCTCTCAGCAAATATGCAGCAACTCTGCCACGTGAGAAAGGGCAGGGGAAATGGGCTCAGAGAGAGCTGCAGCTGTTGCGCCTGCTGATGGAAGAGAAGACAAACAAAGGCGCTTCAGAACGTTATGGGATGTTTTGGGATGAATTAAAGGTGCATGTTGAATTCAGTCGCAGCCAGGATGTATGGAGTGAACAGTTCCGTGAACTCTAGACTAAATGCTTTTTAAGTATGTTTCACTGGGAACATTACCTTCTGTTTGTGCTTTTAAATAAGAGGATTAGGCAAAGCTCTAGGAGGGACTCCTGTATTTCAACAGTCATCTCTACTCCAAGGCACTATTCTCATAAATCCTGTCACATTTATCATCGTACACGCCCCGGACCTGGTTTGGAAGATCGAGTGAAGGTGTTGGTCGCCCACAGCAAAGGAGTCTCTGGTGTTGCCCATCCCCCACTCCAGAGCCAGGGAACTCGTTTCCTGAGCTTCTGGTTGGGGCACCTCCACCCCGCTCCTATAGCCTGGGAACAATGATGACAGAGGAGCAGGCGAGTCGGGAAAAGACCCACCTGAGACGCCATGGCCTTTCCACATCCTTCCTGAGTGGTGGTTATAGCGCTTCTGGCAGCAGTACTGTGTTGCGctgcatttttttagattttatttatttattagagaggtagagttacagacagtgagagagagagacagagagaaaggtcttcctcccattggttcattccccaaatggccacaacagccagagctgcaccaatcggaagccagaagccaggtgcttcttcccagtctcccatgcaggtgcagggccatcttctactgcttttccaggccacagcagagagctggattggaagaggagcagccgggactagaaccagtgcccatatgggatgctggcgttgcaggcggaggagtaacctgctgcgccatggcaccagccccttttcGCTGTATTTCTTAGCACAAGCTCAAGAAAACCATATGCAGGTACACCGTGTTCCTTCCCTACTCTgtgcccctccacccctccacccctccacccctccaccccagcccagctcctggctatttGTCTAGGCTGTCACTGTCCCACTACCATGCTCAGTCTTTGGAAATTAGGGTCGGCGAGTTTCTTAGAGCCTGTGTTCTCTTCTTCCTCACCACCAGCACCTCTGTGGGGATCCCATTCTCATGGCCCCACCTGCCCATCCTGGGAGAGTCTACTAGCAGCCAGCCCTGCCAGAGACGGGCTGGGCTTCTCGGGACACCTCATGTACCCACCAGGGACTTACTGAGCACATCCTGGGATATGCAGGAGGACAACACAAGACTTCAGGGTCCCATGGTCTAGGTTGTCCTCTCACGTAGAGTATAGAAGCACACTGTGTCACATATCAGAGGCAGGAATCTGTTGGGTCATGAGGAATGGGTGGTTGTGCGAGGCTAGGAAATGTACCAGGCAGACAGGAAGTGGGAGTGTGGAGAGGGAATCCcagcaggaggagaggaagaagcgTGGACAAGGTGTGCAAATGGGAGCCTCTTGTGTGGTCCTGAAACCTCATGTGCTCTGTGATGATTAGCGAGGATGGGACAGAGAACACAGGGTCTTACAGAGCTTGTAGTCTTGGGGGTGGGTGGCCAGATAGGGCCACAACTCTCACAGGAGGCGGTACTAGTTTCAAAAGAACAAAAGGGAGAAGGGACTTTGGGATGGAAGGAGTTTAGGGGGCTTCATGGACTGGATTTTGAAGAACATGTAGGATGGCAGGCAGAGATGGGAGAACATTAATGAAGAGGCAGAGTGGGGTGTGCATGGTGTGTATAGAACAATCCCACTTCTTGGTACAGGGCAAGCTCAGTCTCATGGACCCAAAAAAGGGGACCCAAGAAAGCTGAGATGAGaacagcttgtgtgtgtgtgcaactaTGTGTGTGTTGGAGGAGTAAGGGTTGGGGAGCACGGCGAGGAGAAGGGGATCCCAAGTCGACGTAGATTCCTCAGCCTGCAGGAATGACCTGCAGTAATGCTGGTTGGAGGAGGCTGTATGTGAGGCTATAGGCTAAGTTTGGTGCGTGTTCCTTGGTTTACATTTTCTTAATGCTCTTGCACAAAGACATTTCTGTATTAAtaaacacaaaaaggaaaataatgcaaaatatacatcaatttattttgagattataaaaaataaaactccaaaGAAATTGCAACGGTTCCCAGATGGCCTCGCAGGCTCCGCACTCTCTTGTGGCCGTTAGGGCAAtcatggaaaagacccaagaagctCTACCATCCTTTGACAATCTCATTGTCACAGCAACTCTGGTAGGTGGATGTTATCATGCctgcaggtgagaaaactgaggcacacagcaaGGGTGTAACATGGCACACAGCTAAAAagcagcagaaccaggactcaatccGGATCCGTGCACAAAGTCCATGTTCTTTCCATAATAGCCTGGGGATCCGATAAATGAGGTGTGGTGGGAAATAAGGTCCACAAAGTAGGTTGGTGCTCAGTCATACGAGGTCTTGAATGCCAGGATGAAAGAAAGGTCGTGTGCAAAAGAATGCTGGGGGCCCACAGCGTTGGACCCAGAGGAGCTGGAGATGTGGACAGGAAGTACAGTACGGCCACAAGAGAGGCAGGCATTCCTGTCCCAGTTTCTTGGAGGCCACCGCTTAATCTTTAGGAGAGGGGGtggcctgcacctgctgttcATCTTCTTTCGTCTTCTACTTAGCATTGTTTTTGCAGAGCACAGAAAACTCAGTCATTGAGCCTCCCCTTCTTGATTGAATGCCAGAGCGCGGGTGCCAGACACCTGTAACTTCTCCCAAGGTGCCCTTTCCTGGCGAGGGCGCATTCTGCAGTCGATACATCAGGGGAGAACAGTATTATTGGGTCTGAAAGGAAATCAGTGGATAGGGGGGACCTCGAGGGGCAGTTCTAATTTTCTAGATCTCTTATTTTCCATTTGGAGGTCAGTGAGACAAATCATCCTGTTGACACGAGCATCAAGAGATTTCTGTTGTTTTCACAGTAGGAAAGCGACTCCAAGAAGGGGCCCTGCAGTGGTATCGGTGCACAGACAACACGAAGAGCTATTTGCAGCTTCAGAGAAATTGCACACTGCTCCTTGGACTAGGAGATGGTGGCCAGCGTTTGCATCACAATGTtttcatctttcttcttttctttttctttctttactatgTGTTGAGAGAGCTTGCTGAGAAACCAGCCAACATCCTGGAGATCCTCGGGCCACTTCAAGTACTGCTGCTTCTGGACAAATCCTCGGAGGCACTGATGCTTCATCAACTGGTACTGGGTCAGGGACCCGACCACCACCATGATGAGCGCGCTGCTGATGTCAGAGAAACACCTGCTCTGGGCGTAACTGAAGGCTTCCAGGCACCAGCCGTCGCGAAGGAAGTGTCTGCTCACCACACAGACGATCTTTCTGCTGCTCCACACGGCAGCCTGGATGTTGGCGATGTGGTTTTCCCCTGGGACAAAGTCTCTTTCTTCAAAGCAGAGGTTGAATCTATTTTGGTCACTGTACTGCCTGTCCAGGTGTCTGAGCAAAGCACTCTGCACCCACTCAAAGTCCTTGCTGCTGAAGCACAGGTAGGCGTCATACTTGTATGTATCGGGTTCTGTTCCCTGGGGATGGTCCCCGAACACCAGCCTCTGGGCAGCCTGGTAACACAGGAAGCAAAGCCCCCGGAACTGTGTGACTCCGAGGGTGGCCACAAGGAACAGTGTCAGAGCGACAGTCCACACGACAAACAGGGAAAACCTCAGAGATTTCAACATTTCCTCTTCATCACAGCCCTCCATGGAAACAGAGTAGAGCGAAACCCCAAAGAATGAGTCAGGATACATGCAGTAGAGGTCTTCGGGAGATCCAAATATAGTGACATTGGTTTGGTTAAGCCAACTGATAAACATGTTAAGTTCACACACACAGATGAACTTGTTATGGGTTATGTCCAAGACGCTCAGTGAGGCAAACAAATGCGGATCAGGAGAGAGGAGCTGGTTCTTGGACACATCCAGAATCTCTAAACTGGCAGGGAAACTGCCCGGCGCGAGAGCTGTCAGCCTGTTAGAGTTGAGATTGAGGATCCTTAATGCAGTCAGGTCGCTAAACACTCCAGGTGGAAGGAAATTAAGATAGTTGCTATTCAAATACAGAATTTGCAGACGAGAAAGCCCGCGGAAAACATCCCAACAGAGGCCGAATTCCCAGGCGAGCTGCAACATATTGCCTTCAAGGAAAAGTTGCTCCAAGCTGAGATTCTCTGAAGGGGTGTGGCTTTGTTGACAGGAGGAAAGGCGGTTCTGACTCAAGATGAGAATCTGGAGTTGAGGTACCCGGAGGAGGAAGTAGAGGTCATCCAGGTGTTCCAGTCTGTTTTCTGACAATTGGATGAATTTGGCTGTAAGGCGGATGTTTGGCAAAGACACCAGCTTATTGTTCCCCAAAAGGATGGTGGGTATGCTCGGGATAGCAGAAATGGTCTTCAGAGCATTATCCCGGAGATCcaacatatttaatttttccagGGATCTGAATGTTTGGGCCTGAATGATCCCAATGTGATTCTTTTGAAGATCAACATAGGTGAGCTCAGGTAGTCcataaaaatcagaattataaAGCTCTCCCAAAAGGTTATGTGACATATTGAGAATCTGGAGTTTGTCGAGTCCATAGAATGCCTGGTCTACAATCTTGTTTATCTTGTTGTGGGCGAGGTTCAGAAACTTCAAGGCTTTGAGGGTCTCAAAGAGTCTGCGGTTCAGGGAGAAGATAAACCCATGGGACAGATCCAGGTGCAGCACCGAGCTTCTGGCCAGCCCAGCAAATGTGTCCTGGGTGGGATCCCTGAGGTTGCTGAAGCCAAATCCAGAACCCATAACGTGGTGGGTGAGAATCAGAGAGGTAGTCTGGCTCCCTCCGATGGCACGGCTGAAGTTTCCCGTGATGTCCACGTTCCAGCCGTTGCCGGAAACGTCCAGGGTCTCCAGCACCATGTTCCTGAAGGGATTCCCACACGCCTCCCAGTCCACAGCGACCCTGCTGTACAGGTTATTATCCGCGAGGCCGAAGAAGGAGAACTGCTTCCCTTGGAGAGGCCTGAGCTCACTCTCACACACGGCTCGCACTTGGTTGAAGGAGAAGTCTATAGACTTCAGGGAACTCAGCTCCTCAAAGGAGGGGTGAAGGGAAAGGCTGTGGATCTTATTGAAGGAGAGGTCCAGGCGAGATAAAGAGTTCAGATTTCTGAAATAGCCATCTCGCAAGACGGCATCCGAGAGACCGCAGGCAAACAACCGAAGCTCCAGCAGATGCGGGAGTCCCTGGAAGGCGTCTGGGTGCAGGAAGCTGACCTGACTCTGGCCCAGGTCCAAGATCCTCAGATTGGGCAGGTTCCGGAAGGCTTCTCTGTCAATGGTCAAGGGGGTGAACTGGGTCCCCAGCTCTAGCAGCTGCAGCTGCTCCAGAAAGGGGAATGACGTGGTGGTGACGGTCCTGATGTAGTTGAAGCTCAGCAGGAGACGCTCCGTGGTGTTGAGGACCTGGGGGATCTGGGTGAGGTTGCAGAAACGATAGAGAGCCACCCGAGCATCCAAGGAGCAGGAAGAAATTCCAAACCCGGGGCTGGCCAGGAGCACCACTCCTACGAGGAGGTCGAGGTGACCTGCCATGACCCTGTGGAGAAGGAGAGCGAAAACACCGGCGTCTAAGCTTCGGGCTCACAGGACCCGGGGGTCAGGGCCGGCTCTGCAGtacagcaggttgggctgctaCTTGACCCGCTGGCCTCCCGTaacagagtcctggctgctccgcttccaatctagctccctgctaaggtgcctgggaaagcagtggaggatggcccaagtacctgggcccctaccacccacatgggagacccagatggaattcctggttcctggttcagcctgacccagcactggccgttgtggccatctggggagtgaaccagcagatggaaggtctctctctctctctctctctctctctctctgtgtgattctgctttttaaaacaaataaatctttttttaaaaagaacttggtGGTCTCCTCTACCACATGCCTACTCCTTGTACCCCTGTGTTCATCTGACTCCATGAATGTGGCTGCTGGCTGATGTGGCTGGCTAGAGACGAAGCCATTCTTGTTCTATCAGGCAATTATATTGCTTTTTCCACACCTCGCATACTAGTCTAGGTACCTTAAAATATTTCATCTAATCTTTGTAACtttgttcatttacttatttgctcatttattcacTGAAGGTTTGCTGAGTGAAGTGGAGATAACAGCATGAAGAGACACATTCTTGCTTCACTTCAGCCAGGGACCACCTCCCCCAGTCCCATTCCTCACCCATAGAAGGCTCAGCTGATAAGTGGAAAAGAACTCCACTGATTTTCTCGCACTCGTCCGGGATCCTAGTCCATTTCTTGGATCTGATCCTAACAGTACCTCTCATAGAGATATCCACAAAGTGAGGCTTGGTTGgtttaataaaaatgtgttcaGCACCTATTGCACGCCTGGCATTTGTGTGGCTATGTGAGTGTACAATAGACAAAAACAGGCTTCTTGGTAAGTCTGGTGCTTACATCACCTGTACACCAGCAAAAGGGGCTCCCTGCTTGCATCTGGCTTGTGTTCCGAGTGTGGTGTTAGGTGCCGTGCAGAGAACAGAGAAGACGCACAAGGACCCCGCCCACGGACAGCTCGGTGTCTGCCCCTGGCAGAGCTCCATCGTCTTTGTGCCTGGAACCCGTCTGATCTGACCTCACTGTTGGGAGATAAGGGCAGAGTTACCCAGCTCagtgcggggcgggggcgggagggaCGGGAAAGAGAGGTAGGAAGGCAGCAGCACCTTGTAAAGAGCCTTAACCCCACAAAGGGCATCACAGCGTCGGCGTCAGAGCAGAGCAAGTGCCGGCTCTGGTGTCGGACCCCGGACCAGTGGCCGGCTCTCGTGGGGCTTTCTTTGTGCTGGGCTGGGAGGTTGTGGCACACACAATACAGCAAATCAGCAAGCGACATTGATGCCAAGGATCAAAAATGGGTATTTAATGATCATCAGAATAGACGGGGTGGAGGGGTTCGCACGGCTTTGAATCTTTCCCAGCGAATTGCTCTGCCATCCCCACTGGTGGTAACCACAGCAGAAGCAGCTTCAGTCTCTTCCATGCCTTCCCCCAGGCAATCCACGGGCAGGTCAAGTCTCTCCACACCTGCATCCCAAGCGTAGCCGTCTCCTATCTGGGTGAGATAGGACACTCTTCTCTGGCTAGATTTCCAAACAGCAGTCAGAGAGTTCCTTTAAAACCCGATTCActccacctctctcctctctcctcctcgctGAGCCTGGAGGAAATCCTGCAAGGAGGTCTATGATCCGGCTCTTGTCTGTCTTTTCAACATCATCTTGAGCATTTTCCGCCTCACTAAGTTACTGAACAAGTCGGGTGCTGCTTTGGGGCTTGGAGACATAGCAGTGAACGAAACAGACTGAGCTCACCCTCATGCAGCTTGTGCTCTGGTGCAGGGGAGAGGCGACAGGTGACAAAAGAAACAGGTGGAGGTGAAGCCGGGGAAAGGAGACTGGACTATGAAAGCCCGAGTGGTGGCTGCTGTTCACAGAGAGTTCAGCAGGGCCTCTCTGATATAAATTTAactgagcagagagctga is a genomic window containing:
- the TLR5 gene encoding toll-like receptor 5 isoform X1, with protein sequence MAGHLDLLVGVVLLASPGFGISSCSLDARVALYRFCNLTQIPQVLNTTERLLLSFNYIRTVTTTSFPFLEQLQLLELGTQFTPLTIDREAFRNLPNLRILDLGQSQVSFLHPDAFQGLPHLLELRLFACGLSDAVLRDGYFRNLNSLSRLDLSFNKIHSLSLHPSFEELSSLKSIDFSFNQVRAVCESELRPLQGKQFSFFGLADNNLYSRVAVDWEACGNPFRNMVLETLDVSGNGWNVDITGNFSRAIGGSQTTSLILTHHVMGSGFGFSNLRDPTQDTFAGLARSSVLHLDLSHGFIFSLNRRLFETLKALKFLNLAHNKINKIVDQAFYGLDKLQILNMSHNLLGELYNSDFYGLPELTYVDLQKNHIGIIQAQTFRSLEKLNMLDLRDNALKTISAIPSIPTILLGNNKLVSLPNIRLTAKFIQLSENRLEHLDDLYFLLRVPQLQILILSQNRLSSCQQSHTPSENLSLEQLFLEGNMLQLAWEFGLCWDVFRGLSRLQILYLNSNYLNFLPPGVFSDLTALRILNLNSNRLTALAPGSFPASLEILDVSKNQLLSPDPHLFASLSVLDITHNKFICVCELNMFISWLNQTNVTIFGSPEDLYCMYPDSFFGVSLYSVSMEGCDEEEMLKSLRFSLFVVWTVALTLFLVATLGVTQFRGLCFLCYQAAQRLVFGDHPQGTEPDTYKYDAYLCFSSKDFEWVQSALLRHLDRQYSDQNRFNLCFEERDFVPGENHIANIQAAVWSSRKIVCVVSRHFLRDGWCLEAFSYAQSRCFSDISSALIMVVVGSLTQYQLMKHQCLRGFVQKQQYLKWPEDLQDVGWFLSKLSQHIVKKEKEKKKDENIVMQTLATIS
- the TLR5 gene encoding toll-like receptor 5 precursor (The RefSeq protein has 3 substitutions compared to this genomic sequence); protein product: MAGHLDLLVGVVLLASPGFGISSCSLDARVALYRFRNLTQIPQVLNTTERLLLSFNYIRTVTTTSFPFLEQLQLLELGTQFTPLTIDREAFRNLPNLRILDLGQSQVSFLHPDAFQGLPHLLELRLFACGLSDAVLRDGYFRNLNSLSRLDLSFNKIHSLSLHPSFEELSSLKSIDFSFNQARAVCESELRPLQGKQFSFFGLADNNLYSRVAVDWEACGNPFRNMVLETLDVSGNGWNVDITGNFSRAIGGSQTTSLILTHHVMGSGFGFSNLRDPTQDTFAGLARSSVLHLDLSHGFIFSLNRRLFETLKALKFLNLAHNKINKIVDQAFYGLDKLQILNMSHNLLGELYNSDFYGLPELTYVDLQKNHIGIIQAQTFRSLEKLNMLDLRDNALKTISAIPSIPTILLGNNKLVSLPNIRLTAKFIQLSENRLEHLDDLYFLLRVPQLQILILSQNRLSSCQQSHTPSENLSLEQLFLEGNMLQLAWEFGLCWDVFRGLSRLQILYLNSNYLNFLPPGVFSDLTALRILNLNSNRLTALAPGSFPASLEILDVSKNQLLSPDPHLFASLSVLDITHNKFICVCELNMFISWLNQTNVTIFGSPEDLYCMYPDSFFGVSLYSVSMEGCDEEEMLKSLRFSLFVVWTVALTLFLVATLGVTQFRGLCFLCYQAAQRLVFGDHPQGTEPDTYKYDAYLCFSSKDFEWVQSALLRHLDRQYSDQNRFNLCFEERDFVPGENHIANIQAAVWSSRKIVCVVSRHFLRDGWCLEAFSHAQSRCFSDISSALIMVVVGSLTQYQLMKHQCLRGFVQKQQYLKWPEDLQDVGWFLSKLSQHIVKKEKEKKKDENIVMQTLATIS